A part of Cydia strobilella chromosome 15, ilCydStro3.1, whole genome shotgun sequence genomic DNA contains:
- the LOC134747748 gene encoding uncharacterized protein LOC134747748 produces the protein MKIRIEDVCLALAIVNAITTGLALLGSTVLMFIFIATALSETKYLGEQIFDGSSQEIYQRMFVSDEAVFNTFLGTFIAILVLASLISFIFAVLLCNGICNRQPGQVKAYFIYGVITTAMAAHVTAAVLFDGRDLQTGLLSLLGCGE, from the exons ATGAAGATTCGCATTGAAGATGTCTGCCTTGCCCTGGCCATCGTAAATGCG ATCACCACAGGACTGGCCCTGTTGGGGAGCACTGTCTTGATGTTCATATTTATCGCCACTGCTCTAAGCGAGACGAAGTATCTAG gtgaacaaatatttgatGGCAGCAGTCAAGAAATATATCAAAGGATGTTCGTATCAGATGAGGCCGTATTCAACACGTTTTTGGGGACCTTTATTGCCATATTGGTGCTGGCTTCGCTTATCTCTTTCATCTTTGCTGTGCTCCTCTGCAACGGAATTTGCAAC CGCCAGCCAGGGCAAGTAAAGGCCTACTTTATCTACGGCGTGATAACGACAGCAATGGCGGCCCACGTCACAGCCGCTGTACTGTTCGACGGTCGTGACCTGCAGACCGGCCTTCTGTCGCTACTTGGTTGTGGTGAGTAA
- the LOC134747912 gene encoding pupal cuticle protein G1A-like, with the protein MKFFVCALLCLAASASARDKRGIYGEPGGLLSPLSAHSLHSAPILSAHSLESAPILSAHSPLLSHTPLLSAHSLSPYASAHLHSAPLLSSSLHSAPQLSSHSLPSAPLFSAHSLLSAPLHSAHSSPFLSSHSLHSAPLLSSHSLHSAPLLSHSAPQLSHSAPLISHSAPLLSSHSLHSAPLLSSHSLHSAPLLSAHSAPQIHSSPLLHSAPLHTSLHEPLHSAQLIAAPRYAAGW; encoded by the exons atgaaatttttc GTGTGCGCCCTTCTCTGCCTGGCGGCCTCGGCCTCCGCCCGCGACAAGCGTGGAATCTACGGCGAGCCCGGAGGCCTGCTGTCGCCCCTGAGCGCTCATTCTCTCCACTCAGCGCCGATCCTGAGCGCTCACTCCCTAGAGTCAGCGCCCATTCTGAGCGCTCATTCACCGCTGCTGAGCCACACACCGCTGTTGAGCGCTCACTCACTGTCTCCGTACGCTAGCGCCCATTTACACTCCGCGCCTCTGCTATCGTCATCCCTCCATTCTGCGCCTCAGCTTTCCTCTCACTCTCTCCCCTCCGCTCCTTTGTTCTCCGCTCACTCCCTACTCTCTGCCCCTCTCCACTCCGCTCATTCTTCTCCTTTCCTCTCCTCTCACTCTCTCCACTCTGCCCCTCTCCTATCCTCCCACTCTCTTCACTCCGCTCCTCTGCTCTCCCACTCTGCTCCTCAGCTCTCCCACTCCGCTCCTCTAATCTCCCATTCTGCTCCTCTGCTCTCTTCCCACTCCCTCCACTCAGCTCCTCTGCTTTCTTCCCACTCCCTCCACTCCGCCCCTCTCCTCTCCGCGCACTCCGCGCCCCAGATCCACTCCTCCCCACTCCTCCACTCTGCCCCCCTGCATACGTCCTTGCACGAACCCCTACACTCCGCCCAACTGATCGCTGCCCCGAGGTACGCCGCTGGGTGGTAA